The following coding sequences lie in one Chloroflexota bacterium genomic window:
- a CDS encoding PHP domain-containing protein — MNVIGTYDLHSHTTFSDGTHDVRMMVRAAEAAQLHVYAITDHLMEGSRLWKSDAPIDALLAAVDEAQEETAITLLVGVEGTIEGPDGAVSVGRELAARLDLVLVDFGFRTAGVFADAPASKGRLIRNALDAVIHACQHPWVDVIAHPFNLGRCQPAVDLRELPASGLDEAAAAFAETGTIFEVMTQMYFWFPNMTVAALTDAYVDLVARFAAAGVRFSVGSDAHRTGSVGNLIWPRVVLERAGVPASQLIDPLRDLPLRHRHR; from the coding sequence ATGAACGTGATCGGGACTTACGACCTGCACAGCCACACTACGTTCTCCGACGGCACGCACGACGTGCGAATGATGGTCCGGGCGGCTGAGGCCGCACAGCTCCACGTCTACGCGATCACGGACCATCTGATGGAGGGAAGCCGGCTGTGGAAGAGCGACGCGCCGATAGATGCCCTCCTCGCGGCCGTGGACGAGGCGCAAGAGGAGACGGCGATCACGTTGCTGGTGGGAGTGGAGGGAACGATCGAGGGGCCGGACGGCGCGGTAAGCGTGGGACGGGAGTTGGCCGCCCGGCTTGATCTGGTGCTGGTGGACTTCGGCTTCCGCACGGCCGGGGTGTTCGCGGACGCGCCCGCGTCCAAGGGACGACTCATCCGTAACGCGCTGGACGCGGTGATCCACGCCTGCCAGCACCCATGGGTGGACGTGATCGCCCACCCGTTCAACCTGGGGCGCTGCCAGCCGGCCGTCGATCTGCGAGAGCTGCCCGCGTCCGGGCTGGATGAGGCGGCCGCCGCCTTCGCCGAGACGGGAACCATCTTCGAGGTGATGACGCAGATGTACTTCTGGTTCCCCAACATGACGGTGGCCGCCCTGACGGACGCTTATGTCGATCTGGTGGCCCGCTTCGCTGCGGCGGGTGTGCGCTTCAGCGTGGGCAGCGACGCGCACCGCACCGGCTCCGTGGGGAACCTGATATGGCCGCGCGTCGTCCTGGAGCGGGCCGGCGTGCCCGCATCCCAGCTGATCGATCCACTACGCGATCTGCCCCTGCGACATCGCCACCGCTGA
- a CDS encoding TIGR00266 family protein, whose product MALNYRIEGTTLPVVTIELQPGQRIYSESGGMSWMSGNVEMKTTTGGGLGKMLRRALSGEALFVVEYYTNDGPGTIAFAAEFPGKIVPVELEKGQTIIVQKDAFMCAERSVDLDMQFRRRLGAGLFGGEGFIMQKLTGPGLVFVNFDGEIVEYNLEAGQELKVDTGHLAMMDPTVDFDVTIVKGISNILLGGEGLFLATLRGPGRVWLQTMPMSKLANKIAQFMPQVGGKGSSGGLNIDLGTLLGGNR is encoded by the coding sequence ATGGCTTTGAATTATCGCATCGAGGGCACGACGTTGCCCGTGGTCACCATCGAGCTGCAGCCCGGCCAGCGCATCTACTCCGAGTCCGGCGGCATGAGCTGGATGAGTGGCAACGTAGAGATGAAGACCACCACCGGCGGCGGGCTGGGCAAGATGCTGCGTCGTGCCCTCTCCGGCGAGGCGCTGTTCGTGGTCGAGTATTACACCAACGACGGCCCCGGCACCATCGCCTTCGCCGCCGAGTTCCCCGGCAAGATCGTCCCCGTGGAGCTGGAGAAGGGGCAGACCATCATCGTCCAGAAGGACGCCTTCATGTGCGCCGAGCGGTCGGTGGATCTGGATATGCAGTTCCGGCGACGGTTGGGCGCAGGGCTCTTCGGTGGCGAGGGGTTCATCATGCAGAAGCTCACCGGCCCCGGCCTGGTCTTCGTCAACTTCGACGGCGAGATCGTGGAGTATAACCTGGAGGCCGGGCAGGAGCTGAAGGTGGACACCGGTCACCTGGCCATGATGGATCCCACGGTGGACTTCGACGTCACCATCGTGAAGGGGATCAGCAACATCCTGTTGGGTGGCGAGGGACTGTTCCTGGCCACGCTTCGGGGCCCTGGCCGGGTGTGGCTGCAGACCATGCCCATGTCCAAACTGGCCAACAAGATCGCCCAGTTCATGCCCCAGGTGGGCGGCAAGGGCAGCAGTGGTGGCCTGAACATCGATCTGGGCACGCTGCTGGGGGGCAATCGCTGA
- a CDS encoding DeoR/GlpR transcriptional regulator, protein MAQLTEERQREIVEFVRVRQRATVAELSRRFDVSEATIRRDLEKLHSLGLIQRVHGGAMSVPQAAPEPPVLQRLHEQHGEKQRIGRAAAALVRDGETIFLGSGTTTLEVARALHGRRGLTVITNALSIANELAEDPDIELIILGGTFRRSELSMIGHLTEQALKELRADKVIMGIRAIHPEHGLTNDYVPETMTDRAIIRSGQELIIVADHTKFGRVSTAFVAPITAATCIITDGDVDPEMVAQIEALGVRVTKT, encoded by the coding sequence ATGGCACAACTCACCGAGGAACGACAACGGGAGATCGTCGAGTTCGTACGCGTTCGGCAGCGGGCGACGGTGGCCGAGCTCAGCCGTCGCTTCGATGTGAGCGAAGCTACGATCCGTCGCGATCTGGAGAAACTGCACAGCCTGGGTTTGATCCAGCGCGTCCACGGCGGCGCCATGTCGGTGCCGCAGGCCGCGCCGGAGCCGCCGGTCCTTCAGCGGCTGCACGAGCAGCACGGCGAGAAACAGCGCATCGGCCGTGCGGCCGCGGCCCTGGTGCGGGATGGGGAGACGATCTTCCTGGGCTCGGGCACGACGACGCTGGAGGTGGCCCGGGCACTACATGGCCGCCGCGGTCTCACCGTTATCACCAACGCGCTCAGCATCGCCAACGAGCTGGCCGAGGATCCCGACATCGAGCTCATCATCCTGGGGGGCACCTTCCGTCGCTCCGAGCTGTCCATGATCGGCCATCTGACGGAGCAGGCGCTGAAGGAGCTACGGGCGGACAAGGTCATCATGGGGATCCGGGCCATCCACCCTGAGCATGGCCTGACCAACGACTATGTGCCGGAGACCATGACCGATCGGGCCATCATCCGGTCGGGGCAGGAGCTGATCATCGTGGCCGATCACACCAAGTTCGGCCGCGTGTCCACCGCGTTCGTGGCCCCCATCACCGCGGCGACCTGCATCATCACCGATGGCGACGTGGACCCCGAGATGGTGGCGCAGATCGAGGCGCTGGGTGTGCGGGTGACGAAAACGTAG